Proteins co-encoded in one Malus sylvestris chromosome 7, drMalSylv7.2, whole genome shotgun sequence genomic window:
- the LOC126629187 gene encoding probable inactive receptor kinase At5g58300 isoform X2: protein MKLQVFVRTLIFLSLVTPFPSSVLSDLNSDGQALLNFAGTVVHTRKLNWNASIPVCTSWVGITCNLNKTGVTAIHLPGIGLFGSIPSNSIGKLRALRVLSLHSNFLYGSLPSDIPSIPSLEFLYLHQNNFSGKLPASLSPNLIVLDLSFNSFSGNIPPKIQNLTRLTTLRLQNNFISGAIPNLNLPALKLLNLSFNNLNGAVPYSLDKYSNSSFVGNPQLCGAPLNNCSKNTSTYPSASPAFLLPSPTILKNHHATLIKKLSPGTIVAVAIGGSAVLVLLVLVVVICCLKRTNKVGGGMLKGKASGDGKGEMPKDFGSGVQEAEKNKLFFFEGCHYNFDLEDLLRASAEVLGKGSFGTTYKAVLDEETTVVVKRLREVVVGKREFEQHMEVVERVGKHPNVLPPRAYYFSTEEKLLVYNYMPAGSLFAHLHGNSDIGRSPLDWDSRVKISLGIAKGLAHIHSVGAKCSHGNIKSTNILLTQELEACISDVGLSPLMNFPPAMSRAIGYRAPEAIDMRKTTHKSDVYSFGVLLLEMLTGKATLEYLGHDCVVDLPRWVKSVVREEWTAEVFDLELLKHHHIEEEMVQVLQIALACVTKLPETRPNMDEVVRMIGELRQSDTKTRPSSGSEFDVQTP from the exons ATGAAGCTTCAGGTCTTCGTTCGCACGCTTATCTTCCTTTCCCTTGTTACGCCTTTCCCTTCCTCGGTTTTGTCTGACCTGAACTCAGATGGACAAGCCCTCCTCAACTTTGCTGGCACAGTTGTCCACACCCGAAAACTCAACTGGAATGCTTCCATACCAGTTTGCACCTCTTGGGTTGGAATCACTTGCAATTTAAACAAAACTGGAGTGACTGCTATCCATCTTCCGGGAATTGGACTTTTCGGTTCCATCCCTTCCAACAGTATAGGAAAGCTTCGTGCTCTTCGAGTACTCAGCCTCCACTCAAATTTCCTCTATGGAAGTCTTCCTTCTGATATCCCATCCATTCCTTCCTTGGAGTTTCTTTACCTCCATCAGAATAACTTCTCAGGAAAGCTTCCTGCCTCTCTGTCCCCCAACCTCATTGTATTAGACCTCTCCTTCAACTCCTTTTCCGGTAACATTCCACCAAAAATCCAGAATCTTACACGCCTCACTACATTGCGCCTCCAAAACAATTTCATCTCTGGAGCCATCCCGAATCTGAACCTCCCCGCGCTTAAGCTTTTGAATTTGAGCTTCAACAACTTGAATGGCGCGGTTCCATATTCCCTCGATAAATATTCCAACTCTTCATTTGTTGGGAATCCTCAGTTATGTGGGGCACCTCTCAACAATTGTTCTAAAAACACCTCCACTTACCCTTCTGCATCCCCTGCTTTCTTGCTACCCTCGCCAACCATCCTCAAAAATCACCATGCTACACTCATAAAAAAACTTAGCCCGGGCACCATTGTTGCCGTGGCAATTGGGGGCTCTGCAGTGTTGGTTCTTCTAGTCCTGGTGGTTGTCATATGCTGTTTGAAAAGGACTAACAAAGTAGGTGGCGGGATGTTGAAAGGGAAGGCCTCAGGAGATGGAAAGGGTGAGATGCCTAAGGATTTCGGAAGTGGAGTGCAAGAGGCAGAGAAGAACAAGCTATTCTTCTTTGAAGGGTGCCATTACAATTTTGACCTTGAGGATCTGCTGAGGGCGTCAGCTGAAGTTCTCGGTAAAGGAAGTTTCGGAACAACTTACAAAGCTGTATTGGATGAGGAAACAACGGTTGTGGTGAAGAGGTTGAGGGAAGTTGTGGTGGGGAAGAGGGAGTTTGAGCAGCATATGGAGGTGGTGGAGAGGGTAGGGAAGCACCCGAATGTCCTGCCTCCTCGCGCTTATTATTTCTCCACGGAGGAGAAGCTTTTGGTGTACAACTACATGCCAGCAGGAAGCTTGTTTGCTCACTTGCATG GAAACAGTGATATTGGGAGGTCTCCACTAGACTGGGATTCAAGAGTAAAAATTTCGCTCGGAATTGCCAAGGGACTTGCTCATATTCATTCCGTGGGTGCTAAATGCAGCCATGGCAACATAAAGTCCACAAACATTCTCCTCACCCAAGAACTCGAGGCTTGCATCTCGGACGTAGGGTTGAGTCCTCTAATGAACTTCCCTCCAGCCATGTCCCGAGCCATTGGATATCGCGCTCCAGAGGCAATTGACATGCGGAAAACCACTCACAAATCAGATGTTTACAGCTTTGGTGTGCTCCTCCTAGAAATGCTGACAGGCAAAGCCACGCTTGAATATCTGGGGCATGATTGCGTAGTTGATCTCCCGCGTTGGGTTAAGTCTGTTGTGCGCGAGGAGTGGACAGCTGAGGTTTTTGATTTGGAACTTCTGAAACACCACCACATTGAAGAAGAGATGGTGCAGGTGCTGCAGATTGCTCTGGCATGCGTAACAAAATTGCCCGAAACACGCCCCAACATGGATGAAGTAGTTAGAATGATAGGGGAACTCCGGCAATCCGACACGAAAACTAGGCCGTCCTCTGGGTCTGAATTTGATGTGCAAACCCCATGA